A DNA window from Helianthus annuus cultivar XRQ/B chromosome 15, HanXRQr2.0-SUNRISE, whole genome shotgun sequence contains the following coding sequences:
- the LOC110885142 gene encoding uncharacterized protein LOC110885142: MYNLFRIKLQFLHVKENRFFSPDSMTSLPWDDRKSKSVARMKRAKGIWRFRRTVHGISYINAERCEDNTGFFSSMARRKILQEMGFDFTVMAADIDEMSIRREISNPEVTREIPPVLAASQSARLLNSPYSNSHIYSKVVMEYE, translated from the exons ATGTACAATCTGTTCCGAATCAAACTCCAATTTCTTCATGTCAAG GAAAATCGTTTTTTTTCTCCGGATAGTATGACTTCGCTTCCATGGGATGATCGGAAATCGAAATCGGTGGCTAGGATGAAAAGAGCGAAG GGAATTTGGCGATTTCGAAGAACAGTTCACGGTATCTCTTACATCAACG CTGAAAGATGCGAAGATAATACTGGGTTCTTCTCTTCAATGGCTCGTAGAAAAATCTTACAGGAGATGGGCTTTGATTTCACAGTTATG GCTGCAGACATTGATGAGATGAGTATCAGGAGGGAAATCTCTAACCCAGAAGTTACTCGAGAAATCCCTCCAGTCTTAGCTGCCAGCCAGAGTGCAAGACTTTTAAACTCTCCGTATTCGAATAGCCACATCTATTCTAAGGTGGTCATGGAATATGAATAA